In Actinomycetota bacterium, one genomic interval encodes:
- the amrB gene encoding AmmeMemoRadiSam system protein B has product MSSIALGIIAPHPPIIVPPIGSEYDLKQVEKTISALKKVNKDIKQINPEILITISPHSPVYRDAYAIRVQNILMGSLSNFGYQQISIQMKNDATFIESLIKNMNKNSIKAIKIDENEEFFYGQNELDHGVIVPLYYLTDEDKYNLISLSISFLNYQNHYNFGKVINKTVEETGKTAVFIASGDLSHRLKPGAPAGFHPEGEKFDKKIVEIINSSRFEELFQLDDKLIYNAGECGLRSIFVLAGCFDGKDVESKVLSYEGPFGVGYMVAEIIPIQ; this is encoded by the coding sequence ATGTCAAGTATAGCTTTAGGAATAATAGCACCTCATCCACCAATCATAGTTCCACCAATTGGAAGCGAGTATGATCTTAAACAAGTAGAAAAAACTATTTCAGCTCTAAAAAAAGTAAATAAAGACATTAAACAGATAAATCCTGAAATTTTAATCACTATTTCTCCTCATAGTCCAGTATATCGTGATGCATATGCAATAAGAGTACAAAATATATTAATGGGAAGCTTATCAAATTTTGGTTATCAGCAAATATCAATTCAAATGAAAAATGATGCTACATTTATTGAATCACTAATCAAGAATATGAATAAGAATTCAATAAAGGCGATAAAAATAGATGAAAATGAAGAATTTTTTTATGGTCAAAATGAATTGGATCATGGGGTAATAGTTCCTCTTTATTACCTAACTGATGAAGATAAATACAATTTGATTAGTCTCTCAATATCTTTTCTAAATTATCAAAATCATTATAACTTTGGAAAAGTAATAAATAAAACTGTTGAAGAAACTGGAAAAACTGCTGTTTTTATTGCCAGTGGAGATTTGTCTCATAGACTAAAACCTGGAGCACCAGCTGGTTTTCATCCAGAAGGTGAGAAATTTGATAAGAAGATAGTTGAGATAATAAATAGTTCAAGGTTTGAAGAACTATTCCAATTAGACGATAAGTTAATTTATAATGCTGGAGAATGTGGGTTACGTTCAATATTTGTGCTTGCAGGCTGTTTTGATGGAAAAGATGTAGAATCCAAAGTATTATCATATGAAGGTCCATTTGGTGTAGGCTACATGGTAGCAGAAATTATACCTATTCAATAA
- the miaB gene encoding tRNA (N6-isopentenyl adenosine(37)-C2)-methylthiotransferase MiaB, producing the protein MMENKKFSIVTFGCQMNKYDSERIAGLLHKCKAQFEEDTQYADIIVFNTCTVRERADDRLFGQLGNLKGLKEEKPDLIIAVGGCLAQSYGEKLLLKFPQIDIVFGTHNIERFPYLLKRRILTGNRVIELKNKSTYDISCLPSSREKSFSAWVSIMRGCNNFCSYCIVPYVRGRQSSRPSSQIIKEVNNLVSFGVIEITLLGQNVNSYGKDLADDLNFPKLLKSLSEISGLKRIRFTTSHPKDFNSETIKVVVESESLCNHFHLPLQAGSNKVLKDMNRGYRKDEYLRLIEEIYNMTPDASITTDIMVGFPTETEEDFLETLDVVEKVKFDNAFTFIYSPRPGTKAIKFNNNFSHKEKMNRFNRLLEKQTAISLMKNDQLIGKSFDVLVEDFSKKDKEMLMGRTKTNKIINFKGDSNLIGRIVYVDIISAKAHYLIGKLKL; encoded by the coding sequence ATGATGGAAAATAAGAAATTTTCAATAGTCACCTTTGGGTGTCAGATGAATAAATATGATTCGGAAAGAATTGCAGGACTTCTTCATAAATGTAAAGCTCAGTTTGAAGAGGACACACAATATGCAGATATAATTGTCTTTAATACCTGCACAGTTAGAGAAAGGGCTGATGATAGATTGTTTGGTCAATTGGGTAACCTCAAGGGATTAAAAGAAGAAAAACCTGATTTGATAATAGCAGTTGGTGGTTGCTTAGCTCAGAGTTACGGTGAAAAATTACTATTAAAATTTCCTCAAATTGATATTGTTTTTGGAACACATAATATTGAAAGATTTCCATACCTTCTCAAAAGAAGAATATTAACTGGCAATAGAGTTATTGAATTGAAAAATAAAAGTACTTATGATATTTCATGTCTTCCATCTTCCAGGGAAAAATCATTCTCAGCATGGGTTTCAATTATGCGTGGATGTAACAATTTTTGTTCATATTGCATAGTTCCATATGTTAGAGGGAGACAATCAAGCAGACCATCAAGTCAAATAATTAAAGAGGTTAATAATTTGGTTTCATTTGGAGTTATAGAAATAACCCTACTTGGTCAAAATGTAAATTCATATGGGAAGGATTTAGCAGATGATTTAAATTTTCCGAAATTATTAAAAAGTTTGAGTGAAATTTCTGGATTAAAAAGAATAAGGTTCACAACATCTCATCCAAAAGATTTTAACAGTGAAACTATAAAAGTGGTAGTAGAATCTGAGAGTTTATGCAATCATTTTCACCTTCCATTACAAGCAGGATCTAACAAGGTATTAAAAGATATGAATAGAGGTTATAGAAAGGACGAGTATTTAAGACTAATTGAAGAGATATACAACATGACTCCAGATGCTAGTATAACGACTGATATAATGGTTGGTTTTCCAACAGAAACCGAGGAAGATTTTCTTGAAACATTGGATGTAGTAGAAAAGGTAAAATTTGATAATGCTTTTACTTTTATATATTCACCAAGACCAGGAACTAAAGCTATAAAATTTAATAATAATTTTTCACATAAAGAAAAAATGAATCGTTTTAATAGATTGTTAGAAAAACAAACTGCCATAAGTCTGATGAAAAATGATCAATTAATTGGTAAAAGTTTTGATGTTTTAGTGGAGGATTTCTCAAAAAAAGATAAAGAAATGCTTATGGGTAGAACAAAAACAAATAAGATTATTAATTTTAAAGGTGATTCAAATCTAATTGGTAGAATAGTTTATGTAGATATAATATCTGCAAAAGCTCATTACTTAATTGGAAAATTAAAGTTATAA